One genomic segment of Cellulophaga sp. HaHaR_3_176 includes these proteins:
- a CDS encoding D-alanine--D-alanine ligase, protein MKKNIAIIMGGYSSEYKISLTSGSVVYKFLDKTKFNLYKIHIFKDKWVYATDTNEEHSVNKHDFSIFSGDAKITFDCVFNAIHGSPGEDGLMQSYFELLNIPQTSCEAYQSALTFNKRDLLSVLKPYGIKSAASYYLNLGDIINEDAIAEKVGLPCFVKANKAGSSFGISKVYKKEDLFAAIENAYKEDDEIIIESFLDGTEVSVGVITYKGETKVLPITEIVSENDFFDYEAKYAGKSQEITPARLTKVQEEKVVAVAKKAYEVLKMKGFSRSEFIFIENEPYMLEMNTTPGLTEESILPQQAQIAGISLPDLFDNAIKEALK, encoded by the coding sequence ATGAAAAAAAATATAGCTATCATCATGGGCGGTTACTCTAGCGAGTATAAAATATCGTTAACTAGCGGCAGTGTTGTTTATAAATTTTTAGATAAAACTAAATTTAATCTTTATAAAATTCACATTTTTAAAGACAAGTGGGTGTACGCAACAGACACTAATGAAGAGCATTCTGTCAATAAACATGATTTTTCTATATTTTCTGGTGATGCTAAAATAACTTTTGATTGTGTTTTTAACGCAATACACGGCTCACCTGGCGAAGATGGCCTCATGCAATCGTATTTTGAATTACTTAACATTCCGCAAACATCATGTGAAGCATACCAATCAGCTCTTACTTTTAATAAAAGAGATTTATTAAGTGTTTTAAAGCCTTACGGGATTAAATCAGCTGCTTCTTATTATTTAAATTTAGGTGATATTATAAATGAAGATGCTATTGCTGAAAAAGTAGGCCTACCTTGTTTCGTAAAAGCGAATAAAGCAGGCAGTAGCTTTGGTATTTCTAAAGTATATAAAAAAGAAGATTTATTTGCTGCTATTGAAAATGCTTACAAAGAGGATGATGAAATTATCATTGAAAGCTTTTTAGATGGTACTGAAGTTTCAGTAGGCGTTATAACCTATAAAGGAGAAACTAAAGTATTACCTATAACAGAAATAGTATCTGAAAACGATTTTTTTGACTATGAAGCTAAATACGCAGGAAAATCGCAAGAGATTACTCCTGCTAGATTAACAAAAGTTCAAGAAGAAAAAGTAGTTGCTGTTGCCAAAAAAGCTTACGAAGTTTTAAAAATGAAAGGGTTTTCTAGAAGTGAATTTATTTTCATCGAAAATGAACCATATATGTTAGAAATGAATACAACACCAGGACTAACAGAAGAAAGTATTTTACCGCAGCAAGCACAAATTGCAGGAATATCGTTACCTGATTTATTTGACAACGCGATAAAAGAAGCTTTAAAATAA
- a CDS encoding PASTA domain-containing protein, whose product MRNFLNFLKSRTFFIQIGLAILVLVLVVFAALQWLNSSTNHNEFVEVPDLAKLSVTEMRKVVDEQSLRYEVLDSANYNPDYPRFSVIEQNPPAGNKVKTNRKIYVTVNPSGYKKVSVPKIIQVTLRNATAKLRAIGLDVQRVTYIDEFGKDMVYRIKYKGKYIEEGYKLPKTSKIELVCGNGNQSQSAQIKSDSE is encoded by the coding sequence ATGAGAAATTTTTTAAATTTTCTAAAAAGCAGAACCTTTTTTATACAAATAGGTTTAGCAATTTTAGTATTGGTTTTAGTTGTTTTTGCAGCCTTGCAGTGGCTCAATAGTTCAACAAACCATAATGAATTTGTTGAAGTACCAGATTTAGCTAAGTTATCAGTTACTGAGATGCGAAAAGTAGTTGACGAACAAAGTTTAAGATATGAAGTTTTAGATTCAGCAAACTATAACCCTGATTACCCAAGGTTTTCTGTAATAGAACAAAACCCACCAGCAGGTAATAAAGTAAAAACGAATAGAAAAATTTACGTTACTGTTAATCCGTCAGGTTATAAAAAGGTATCAGTGCCTAAAATTATACAAGTTACATTGCGTAACGCTACAGCTAAACTTAGAGCAATAGGGTTAGATGTGCAACGAGTAACGTATATTGACGAATTCGGGAAAGATATGGTATACCGTATAAAATATAAAGGTAAGTATATAGAAGAAGGTTATAAATTACCTAAAACATCAAAAATAGAACTGGTTTGTGGTAATGGTAATCAAAGCCAAAGTGCACAAATAAAATCAGATTCAGAATAA
- a CDS encoding RluA family pseudouridine synthase produces MVGPEEGSEFEKDELFEHHKVVASKGQEPLRVDKFLMNFIENAVRNKIQQAAKEGHIWVNDVAVKQNYKVKAGDEVRVLFEYPPHEDLLVPEDLPINIVYEDDVLLVVNKEPGMVVHPGHGNYSGTLINALLYHIKDLPVNRNERPGLVHRIDKDTSGLLVIAKTDAAMTFLSKQFFEKTSEREYVALVWGNVKEESGTVEGHIGRHPTNRLQMTVYPDGDQGKDAVTHFKVIERLGYITLISCKLETGRTHQIRAHMKYIGHTLFNDERYGGERILKGTTFTKYKQFVENAFKLLPRQALHAKTLGFVHPVSKEFMRFDSEIPKDMALCIEKWRQYSKNSATELGESESE; encoded by the coding sequence ATGGTTGGACCAGAAGAAGGCTCGGAGTTTGAGAAAGATGAACTTTTTGAGCATCATAAAGTAGTAGCATCTAAAGGCCAAGAGCCGTTACGTGTTGATAAATTTTTAATGAATTTTATAGAGAATGCAGTTCGAAATAAAATTCAACAAGCAGCAAAAGAAGGCCATATTTGGGTTAACGATGTTGCTGTTAAACAAAATTATAAAGTAAAAGCAGGTGATGAAGTTCGTGTTTTATTCGAATACCCGCCGCATGAAGATTTATTAGTGCCTGAAGATTTACCAATAAATATCGTTTATGAAGACGATGTTTTGTTAGTTGTAAATAAAGAGCCAGGTATGGTTGTACATCCTGGTCATGGTAACTATTCTGGTACTTTAATAAATGCACTTTTGTATCATATTAAAGATTTACCGGTAAACAGAAATGAAAGACCTGGTTTAGTACATAGGATTGATAAAGATACTTCAGGACTTTTAGTGATAGCAAAAACAGATGCTGCAATGACATTTTTGTCTAAACAGTTTTTTGAAAAAACTAGTGAGCGTGAATATGTTGCATTAGTTTGGGGTAACGTAAAAGAAGAAAGTGGTACTGTAGAAGGACATATAGGTAGGCATCCTACTAATAGACTTCAGATGACCGTTTATCCTGATGGAGACCAAGGGAAAGATGCCGTGACTCACTTTAAAGTAATTGAGCGTTTAGGGTATATTACTTTAATATCTTGTAAGCTAGAAACAGGTAGAACACATCAAATTCGTGCCCATATGAAATATATAGGGCATACCTTATTTAACGATGAACGTTATGGAGGTGAACGAATTTTAAAAGGAACAACCTTTACAAAGTATAAGCAGTTTGTAGAGAATGCTTTTAAGTTATTGCCAAGGCAAGCATTGCATGCAAAAACATTAGGTTTTGTACACCCGGTTAGTAAAGAGTTTATGCGTTTCGATTCTGAAATTCCGAAGGATATGGCTCTTTGTATAGAAAAATGGAGACAGTATTCTAAAAACAGTGCTACAGAGCTTGGAGAGTCGGAATCGGAATAG
- the yaaA gene encoding peroxide stress protein YaaA has translation MKIVISPAKSLDFESELPTAKYTEPNFINEAKKLNAVLAKKKPKELSDLMKISDNLAQLNWERNQQFSIPFTQKNARPAVYAFNGDVYQGLDAYSITESKIDKMQNSLRILSGLYGVLKPLDLMQPYRLEMGTNLKVGKNKNLYEFWKKDVTEYLDSELEENELFVNLASNEYFSSVDEKGLKTPVITPVFKDWKNDNLKVISFYAKKARGAMVRYIIDNKVDTLDDLKQFDSDGYMFSKEHTLKENQPVFIR, from the coding sequence ATGAAAATTGTTATTTCACCAGCAAAATCACTTGATTTTGAAAGCGAATTACCAACCGCAAAATATACAGAGCCTAATTTTATTAATGAGGCAAAAAAGTTAAATGCTGTTTTAGCAAAAAAGAAACCGAAAGAATTATCTGATTTAATGAAAATATCAGATAATTTGGCTCAGCTTAATTGGGAACGTAATCAGCAGTTTTCAATACCATTTACACAAAAAAATGCTAGGCCAGCAGTATATGCTTTTAACGGAGATGTTTACCAAGGGTTAGATGCGTATTCAATTACAGAAAGTAAAATTGATAAAATGCAAAATTCACTTCGCATTTTATCTGGCTTATACGGTGTTTTGAAACCATTAGATTTAATGCAGCCTTACCGTTTAGAAATGGGGACGAATTTAAAAGTTGGTAAAAATAAAAATCTATATGAATTTTGGAAAAAAGACGTAACTGAATATCTTGATTCTGAATTAGAAGAGAATGAGCTGTTTGTCAATTTAGCAAGTAATGAATACTTTAGTTCAGTAGATGAGAAAGGGTTGAAAACACCTGTGATTACACCTGTTTTTAAAGATTGGAAGAATGACAACTTAAAGGTCATAAGCTTCTATGCAAAAAAAGCAAGAGGAGCAATGGTTCGTTATATTATCGATAATAAAGTAGATACTTTAGATGATCTAAAACAATTTGATTCTGATGGTTATATGTTTAGTAAAGAACATACTTTAAAAGAAAATCAACCTGTTTTTATAAGGTAA
- a CDS encoding 30S ribosomal protein THX, whose protein sequence is MGKGDKKSKKGKIFNNSFGAKRPRKIKKRPTVEEKLNIKKKQ, encoded by the coding sequence ATGGGTAAAGGAGATAAAAAATCAAAAAAAGGAAAAATTTTCAACAATTCTTTTGGAGCAAAAAGACCTAGGAAAATTAAAAAAAGACCTACTGTAGAAGAAAAATTGAATATAAAAAAGAAGCAGTAA
- a CDS encoding pyruvate carboxylase, producing the protein MKIKKVLVANRGEIAIRIFRACVEIGIKTVGIYTYEDRYSLHRYKADECYQIGEENEPLKPYLDINAIIKVAKDNDIDAIHPGYGFLSENANFAQACEDNDIIFIGPKVSVLKALGDKITAKEVAVANNIPVIQSSDKDLIEVEVALSEAKRIGFPVMLKAASGGGGRGMRVIRSEEELRKGFPEARRESLNAFGDDTVFLEKFVENPKHIEIQIVADLYGNIVHLFERDCSVQRRYQKVIEFAPSFGLPQETLNSLYTHAINICKAVNYNNIGTVEFLVDDDGSIYFIEVNPRVQVEHTVTEMITNIDLIKTQIFIAGGYKLSDEQIKIESQKSVKVTGYALQCRITTEDPANDFKPDYGVVTTYRSASGLGIRLDAGSVYQGVVISPFFDSMLVKVSAISRTLDGSCRKMRRALAEFRIRGVKTNMAFLDNILKHQTFRDGDVTVNFIKNEPSLFEFVEPRDRANKLVHFLGDVIVNGNPDVKKKDSNHVFSKPIVPAFPKFDPYPKGTKDLLTELGPEKFSEWLKNEKKVHFTDTTMRDAHQSLLATRMRTIDMMKVAEGYAKNHPEIFSMEVWGGATFDVCLRFLQENPWERLASLRKAMPNVLLQMLIRGSNGVGYKAYPDNLIEKFVEQSWETGVDVFRIFDSLNWMESIAPCIEHVRTKTGGLAEGSICYTGDILDKSKSKYDLKYYVQLAKDIENAGAHILGVKDMAGLLKPYAAYELISALKSEINIPIHLHTHDTSSTQAAMYLKAVEAGVDVVDVALGGLSGLTSQPNFNSVVEMLRYTDRANNLNTEKLAEYSNYWETVRNYYYTFESGLKSGTGEVYNHEIPGGQYSNLKGQAIALGLEDKFPEITKMYGEVNQLFGDVVKVTPSSKVVGDMAQYMISNSLTVDDVLTKGESISFPESVKSFFRGDLGQPVGGFPKELQKIILKDEIPYTERPNAHLEPIDFDKEFKSFKRKFKAGMGRDLLITDFLSYQLYPKVFTDAYNKHVKYGNVMSIPTKNFFYGMEIGEEIMVELDKGKNVLISLMLKGEPDESGNVSIYFKVNGQLRNVVVKDTSVKVTKIENAKADASNPKQIGAPLQGLLSSVLVKKGQEVKRNQPLFVIEAMKMETTVTATEEGVVESVQLSGGSLVNSDDLVLTLK; encoded by the coding sequence ATGAAAATTAAAAAGGTATTAGTAGCAAATAGGGGTGAAATAGCAATTCGTATTTTTAGAGCTTGTGTAGAAATAGGCATTAAAACAGTTGGTATTTATACCTATGAAGATCGATACTCTTTACATAGATATAAAGCAGATGAATGTTATCAAATTGGCGAAGAAAATGAACCACTAAAACCTTATTTAGATATCAATGCAATTATTAAAGTTGCAAAAGATAACGATATTGATGCTATACACCCAGGATATGGGTTTTTATCTGAAAATGCCAATTTTGCTCAGGCATGTGAAGATAATGACATCATTTTTATAGGACCCAAAGTATCTGTTTTAAAAGCTTTAGGTGATAAAATTACAGCAAAGGAAGTTGCTGTTGCAAATAATATACCTGTAATACAAAGTAGTGATAAAGATTTAATAGAGGTTGAAGTAGCATTGTCTGAAGCAAAACGAATTGGTTTTCCTGTAATGCTGAAAGCAGCTTCTGGTGGTGGTGGTCGTGGTATGCGAGTTATCAGATCTGAAGAAGAATTAAGAAAAGGGTTTCCTGAAGCTCGAAGAGAATCATTAAATGCTTTTGGAGATGACACAGTTTTTTTAGAAAAATTTGTTGAAAATCCGAAGCATATAGAAATACAAATTGTAGCTGACTTGTATGGTAATATTGTTCATCTTTTTGAACGTGATTGTTCTGTACAACGTCGTTACCAAAAAGTAATTGAGTTTGCGCCTTCTTTTGGTTTGCCACAAGAAACATTAAATAGCCTTTATACTCATGCAATAAATATCTGCAAAGCTGTAAATTATAACAATATTGGTACTGTTGAATTTTTGGTTGATGATGACGGTAGTATCTATTTTATTGAGGTAAACCCAAGAGTGCAAGTTGAGCATACGGTAACAGAAATGATTACGAATATTGATTTGATAAAAACTCAAATCTTTATTGCAGGTGGTTACAAGTTATCAGATGAACAAATAAAAATAGAAAGTCAAAAGTCTGTAAAAGTTACAGGTTACGCATTACAATGTAGAATTACAACAGAAGACCCTGCAAATGATTTTAAACCAGATTACGGGGTAGTTACTACGTACCGTAGTGCATCTGGTTTAGGTATTCGATTAGACGCGGGTAGCGTATATCAAGGCGTGGTAATTTCTCCATTTTTTGATTCTATGTTAGTTAAAGTTTCTGCTATAAGTAGAACATTAGATGGTTCTTGCCGAAAAATGCGTAGAGCATTGGCTGAATTCCGTATTCGTGGTGTTAAAACCAATATGGCTTTTTTAGATAATATTTTAAAACATCAAACATTTAGAGATGGTGACGTTACGGTTAACTTTATTAAAAACGAACCGAGCCTTTTTGAATTTGTAGAGCCTCGAGATCGTGCAAATAAATTAGTACACTTTTTAGGTGATGTTATTGTAAATGGTAATCCTGATGTAAAAAAGAAAGATTCTAATCACGTTTTTTCAAAGCCTATAGTTCCTGCATTCCCTAAATTTGATCCATATCCAAAAGGGACAAAAGATTTATTGACAGAGTTAGGGCCTGAGAAATTTTCAGAATGGTTGAAAAATGAAAAGAAAGTTCATTTTACAGATACCACAATGCGTGATGCACACCAAAGTTTGCTTGCAACACGTATGCGTACTATAGATATGATGAAGGTAGCAGAAGGCTATGCTAAAAATCATCCTGAAATTTTTAGTATGGAAGTTTGGGGAGGAGCTACTTTTGATGTTTGTTTACGTTTTTTACAAGAAAACCCATGGGAGCGCCTAGCTAGTTTGCGTAAAGCAATGCCGAATGTATTATTGCAAATGCTTATTAGAGGATCAAACGGAGTAGGGTATAAAGCCTATCCAGATAATCTTATTGAAAAATTTGTAGAACAATCATGGGAAACAGGGGTTGATGTTTTTAGAATATTTGACTCTTTAAACTGGATGGAGTCTATAGCACCTTGCATTGAACATGTACGAACAAAAACAGGTGGTTTAGCGGAAGGTTCTATTTGTTATACGGGGGATATTTTAGATAAATCTAAAAGCAAATATGATTTAAAATACTACGTACAATTAGCGAAAGATATTGAAAATGCAGGAGCACATATTTTAGGAGTAAAAGATATGGCTGGTTTATTAAAACCATATGCCGCTTATGAATTAATTTCAGCTTTAAAATCTGAAATTAATATTCCTATTCACCTACACACACACGATACATCATCAACACAGGCAGCAATGTATCTAAAAGCAGTAGAAGCTGGTGTTGATGTTGTAGACGTTGCTTTGGGAGGTTTGTCAGGCTTAACCTCTCAACCTAATTTTAATTCTGTAGTAGAAATGTTGCGTTACACAGATAGAGCAAACAATTTAAATACAGAAAAGTTAGCAGAATATTCTAACTATTGGGAAACGGTTCGTAACTATTACTACACTTTTGAGTCTGGATTAAAATCTGGAACAGGTGAAGTCTATAATCATGAAATTCCGGGTGGACAATATTCTAATTTAAAAGGGCAAGCCATTGCATTAGGGTTAGAAGATAAATTCCCGGAAATTACTAAAATGTACGGCGAAGTAAATCAGCTTTTTGGAGATGTTGTAAAAGTTACTCCAAGCTCTAAAGTTGTTGGAGATATGGCGCAATATATGATCAGCAATAGCTTAACGGTTGATGATGTGTTGACTAAAGGCGAAAGTATTTCGTTTCCAGAATCTGTTAAAAGTTTCTTTAGAGGAGATCTAGGACAGCCTGTTGGAGGTTTTCCTAAAGAGTTGCAGAAAATTATCTTAAAAGATGAAATTCCGTACACAGAAAGACCAAATGCACATTTAGAACCTATAGATTTTGATAAGGAATTTAAATCTTTTAAAAGAAAGTTTAAAGCAGGTATGGGGCGTGATTTATTAATCACTGATTTCTTATCATACCAGTTATATCCAAAAGTTTTTACAGATGCATACAATAAGCATGTAAAGTACGGGAATGTAATGAGCATACCTACCAAAAATTTCTTCTACGGTATGGAAATAGGAGAAGAGATTATGGTTGAATTAGATAAAGGTAAAAATGTACTTATCTCATTAATGCTAAAAGGAGAGCCAGATGAATCTGGTAATGTTAGTATTTATTTTAAGGTAAACGGGCAGTTGCGAAATGTAGTGGTAAAAGATACTTCGGTAAAAGTAACTAAAATTGAAAATGCGAAAGCAGATGCATCAAACCCAAAACAAATTGGGGCGCCATTACAAGGGTTATTGTCTAGTGTTTTAGTTAAAAAAGGACAAGAAGTAAAACGGAATCAGCCGCTTTTTGTAATTGAAGCTATGAAAATGGAAACAACAGTAACAGCAACGGAAGAAGGTGTTGTAGAATCTGTTCAGTTATCAGGTGGATCGTTGGTTAATTCTGATGATTTGGTTTTAACGTTAAAATAA